In one window of Pseudooceanicola aestuarii DNA:
- a CDS encoding GAK system ATP-grasp enzyme: protein MTEKVGVIGTPGKWSTEALADAVAARTGCRQVIDMSRAVLDLEAGTLVCDGVDLGAMDALILKKVAEEYSPDALDRLEMLRVAEARGVRIFSPAVNVLRLMDRLACTVTLRGADIPMPPTVITEDRQAARAALDRYGAAVFKPLFSTKARGMMLLDHDAPDAEARIAAFSADNPVMYIQKKADLSGADLGMVFLGGDYICTYARVSQGDSWNTTIHSGGKYAPFEPTPELIALGRRAQAPFGLTFTTVDIALTPDGPIVFEVSAFGGYSGAQQGCGIDAAALVADHVLREIRG from the coding sequence GTGACTGAAAAGGTCGGGGTCATCGGAACCCCCGGAAAATGGTCGACCGAGGCACTGGCCGATGCGGTGGCGGCCCGTACCGGCTGTCGTCAGGTGATCGACATGTCCCGCGCGGTTCTGGACCTGGAGGCCGGCACGCTGGTCTGCGACGGTGTCGATCTGGGTGCGATGGATGCCCTGATCCTCAAGAAGGTGGCGGAGGAATACAGCCCCGATGCGCTGGACCGGCTGGAAATGTTGCGCGTTGCGGAGGCCCGTGGCGTGCGGATCTTCAGCCCGGCGGTCAACGTGCTGCGGCTGATGGATCGGCTGGCCTGCACGGTGACCCTGCGCGGCGCCGATATTCCGATGCCGCCCACCGTGATCACCGAAGACCGGCAGGCCGCCCGCGCTGCACTGGACCGATACGGCGCGGCGGTGTTCAAGCCGCTGTTCTCCACCAAGGCGCGGGGCATGATGCTGCTGGACCACGATGCCCCGGACGCCGAGGCGCGGATCGCCGCGTTCAGTGCCGACAACCCGGTGATGTATATCCAGAAAAAGGCCGATCTGTCGGGCGCCGACCTGGGAATGGTCTTTCTGGGCGGCGACTATATCTGCACCTATGCGCGGGTCAGCCAGGGCGACAGCTGGAACACCACGATCCATTCCGGCGGCAAATATGCGCCCTTCGAGCCCACCCCCGAGCTGATCGCGCTGGGGCGCCGGGCGCAGGCGCCCTTCGGGCTGACCTTTACCACGGTGGACATCGCCCTGACCCCGGACGGCCCCATCGTGTTCGAGGTTTCGGCCTTTGGCGGCTATTCCGGCGCGCAGCAGGGCTGCGGCATCGACGCCGCCGCGCTGGTGGCCGATCATGTCCTGCGGGAGATCCGGGGATGA
- a CDS encoding HprK-related kinase B: MRVAEILDRLDLAPARQAVPFHLAIGPVGITVLCPGPLRATLTAYFAEAMSDKPGAISVHLLPDQALSPAPRWTDWAREEGKTGRKDAVCDLEDGRLVRKVRSGVTFVQAPGVAVALGPLTDSVSTVINFINTQVLSDRMRAGWQLAHAAAVTHGDQGLAISGLSGGGKSTSALRMMDIAGTRFVSNDRVLLKNGQALGIPKHPRINPGTILGNPRLHDLLTASRRAELAALPPADLWDLEDKHDLMISKTYGPGRVQYAAPLTEFWVLNWSRAAAAPMRLATVTLAERPDLLGAIMKSPGPFHQAPDGRFEPDGTRPDPAPYLAALRGVTLREVAGRVDFDALAARGRALFAGQLADG, translated from the coding sequence ATGAGGGTCGCCGAAATCCTTGACCGGCTGGACCTGGCCCCTGCGCGGCAGGCGGTGCCGTTTCATCTGGCGATCGGGCCGGTGGGGATCACCGTGCTGTGCCCCGGCCCGCTGCGCGCGACCCTGACCGCCTATTTCGCCGAGGCGATGAGCGATAAGCCCGGCGCCATTTCCGTGCATCTGTTGCCGGATCAGGCCCTGTCCCCCGCCCCCCGCTGGACCGACTGGGCCCGGGAGGAAGGCAAGACCGGCCGCAAGGATGCGGTCTGCGATCTGGAGGACGGCCGGTTGGTGCGCAAGGTTCGCAGCGGCGTGACCTTCGTCCAGGCGCCGGGCGTGGCGGTTGCCCTTGGCCCGCTGACCGACAGCGTCAGCACGGTGATCAACTTCATCAACACGCAGGTGCTGAGCGACCGGATGCGCGCCGGCTGGCAACTGGCCCATGCGGCGGCGGTGACCCATGGCGACCAGGGGCTGGCGATCTCCGGCCTGTCGGGGGGGGGGAAATCGACCTCCGCCCTGCGGATGATGGATATCGCGGGCACGCGCTTTGTCTCCAACGACCGTGTGCTGCTGAAGAACGGGCAGGCGCTGGGCATCCCCAAGCATCCGCGCATCAACCCCGGCACCATCCTGGGCAACCCGCGCCTGCACGATCTGCTGACCGCCTCCCGTCGGGCTGAGCTGGCGGCCCTGCCGCCTGCCGACCTGTGGGATCTGGAGGACAAGCACGACCTTATGATCAGCAAGACCTACGGGCCGGGCCGGGTGCAATATGCCGCGCCGCTGACGGAGTTCTGGGTGCTGAACTGGTCGCGCGCCGCCGCCGCGCCGATGCGCCTGGCCACCGTCACCCTGGCCGAGCGTCCCGATCTGCTGGGCGCGATCATGAAAAGCCCCGGCCCCTTCCATCAGGCGCCTGACGGGCGGTTCGAACCCGATGGCACGCGCCCGGATCCGGCGCCCTACCTGGCGGCGCTGCGCGGTGTGACCCTGCGCGAGGTCGCGGGCCGGGTCGATTTCGACGCGCTGGCGGCGCGCGGCCGGGCCCTGTTCGCCGGGCAGTTGGCCGATGGCTGA
- a CDS encoding histidine phosphatase family protein — protein sequence MADSGAGTGPGRRVAMQIQPAQPGAGAGPAYVAFLRHGAYRQRADAPSARQPFPLTEEGLAQARAGADRLAAMLAARGLVPAPVIHSSCQLRAWQTAEAVRLRLGAQVRTLRQTSALAERGLGSAANLTVAEIEAVLAADPRHPAPPPGWKSDRDYRLPLEGAESLAEAGARVAAHLQATLQSGRVVVHVGHGAAFRHACCHLGLLAPERIAALSMYHAEPLLFCYQPHGSWRHLAGQWKVRAPKEEPID from the coding sequence ATGGCTGACAGCGGGGCAGGGACCGGACCGGGCCGGCGCGTGGCGATGCAGATCCAGCCCGCGCAGCCGGGCGCGGGTGCGGGGCCGGCCTATGTCGCCTTTCTGCGGCACGGCGCCTACCGGCAGCGGGCCGATGCGCCGTCTGCCCGCCAGCCGTTTCCCCTGACGGAGGAGGGCCTTGCGCAGGCTCGTGCCGGGGCGGATCGGCTGGCCGCGATGCTGGCCGCGCGGGGGCTTGTTCCGGCGCCCGTGATCCATTCCTCCTGCCAGCTGCGGGCCTGGCAAACGGCGGAAGCTGTGCGCCTGCGGCTGGGTGCCCAGGTGCGGACGCTGCGCCAGACCTCTGCCCTGGCAGAGCGGGGGCTGGGATCGGCCGCCAACCTGACCGTCGCGGAGATCGAGGCGGTGCTGGCCGCCGATCCGCGCCATCCCGCCCCGCCACCGGGCTGGAAATCCGACCGCGACTACCGTCTGCCGCTGGAGGGTGCCGAAAGCCTGGCAGAGGCGGGCGCCCGCGTCGCCGCCCACCTTCAGGCCACGTTGCAATCGGGCCGGGTGGTGGTGCATGTTGGGCACGGTGCCGCCTTTCGCCATGCCTGCTGCCACCTGGGCTTGCTGGCCCCGGAAAGAATCGCCGCGCTCTCCATGTATCACGCAGAACCGTTACTGTTCTGTTACCAGCCGCATGGTAGCTGGCGGCACTTGGCGGGTCAGTGGAAAGTCAGGGCCCCGAAAGAGGAACCAATCGACTGA